The nucleotide sequence ctgttaaaaaaacatacaggatccttggctttataaatagagcatAAAAGCAAGGAAGGTATAgtaaactgtaatgtatttgcttcatggttctttgcttaagaattcatagcaacacattgctattaagaactaattggtttattaacaaaggtttaacaatcacacttcacattaccagttcatccacaaggctcacaactgcatgcctcatcgtggatgacctagacccaactgactgggattttattgagtcttgtgaacatcatgtgactggctaaaccactcacaatcatcatcataggcagtccctcgaaatcgaggaagacttgcatccactcttcagttctcaggtgactgaacagtccaatacgggaattacagtctctgtcacaagtgggacagacagtcgttggaggaaagggtgagtggggagcctggtttgccacacgctccttccgctgcctgcgcttgttttctgcatgttctcggcgacgagactcaaggtgctcacaatgcaacagctctgtaaACCCATCAGCATCCtcaaaggtgcatacattacataaacctttataaatcactggtaagGCCTCAGACAGACTGGGCAacagactttaggaaggatatcaaggccttggagaagtttCAAGGGAAATTTACCAGAACGGTACCAGGAATGAAGGTTCAGTTATACAGAGAGcctagagaagctggaattgttctccttagagcagagaaggttaaggggagatttaatagaggcattcaaaattatgaagttttgatagatagatagatacgtaGATACATagataggaagaaactgtttccactggcaggagggtcggtaaccagaggacacaggatgGTGatgtaaatattataatgaggcctgaagcctctactttacTGCAAGTTTTACTGCAGGCAGCCGGGGATCCCAGGGCTTGGCCTCAGGGAGCACTCCTTGGGGGCCGGGAGGTGCAGGAGTGCTTCCTTCCGGCCCTCCGAGCTCCCCCACCATCAGCCTGCACACCCCCGGAGTTGGGGTTCAGCACCTCCCCCGGGATCACGACTTGTCCCCGAGATCGGGGATTGGACCCCTCCCGGAAATCAAGCTCAACCACCCTCCCCCAGGGGATCGGACCTCCCTCCGGGgcttggaacccccccccccaccatcctgaGCCGAGCACTTACCTGGCCCCGCGGCCTCTCGGCCTGCATTCCCTGCACAACTGGAAGGCAACCTGTCAACCTAGAATCATAGATGGTTACAgcaggaagaaggccattcggcccttcaagcccacgccggttctctgcaagagcacttcagctagtcccactccccgccctctcctcgtagccctgcaaatatttttcctttagatgcttatccaactcccttttgaaagccacgattgagtctacctccatcaccttttcaagcaatgcattccagatcctaaccactcgctgcgtaaaagtttttcctcatgtcatctttggttcttttgccgatcaccttaagtctgtgtcctctggctctcgtcccttccgccaatgggaacagtttctctctatctactctgtccagacccctcatgattttgaacacctctatcaaatctcctctcactcttctctgctccaaggagaacaatcccagcttctccagtctatccatgtaactgaagtccctcatccctggaatcattcttgtcaatcttttctgcaccctctctaaggcctgcacatccttcctaaagagcggtggtcagaattggacacagtactccggttgaggcccaactagtgttttatacaggttcatcataatttccacgtttttgtactctatacctctatcatGAAGCCCAGGGTCCTGTGAGCTTTTTTAACTGGCTGGCGTTCGGGTGGGAAACCCTCCCTATACGTCACGCGCATGCTGTGGAGTTAAACCATCACAGTGTGTTGGGAAACCTGAGTTTCCCGCTGTCTCCCGGGTCACCCCGCACCATGCGGGTGGGACCCGGGAAAATTCAGCCCATTGTTTTAAAAAACAAACGTGTTCATCTGCACCATCAGAAGTGGCTAATGCTGTTTCGTGCTGTTCAGGGAGAGGTTGTTTAGTTGCTGTTACTCATTCAGAGGCTGATTTAAGTAAACCAACCCTTCTGTTCACTGGCATTGGCCAGGTAAAGTATGTGTCCAATGAAGTGTCAAATCAAACAATTAGTCATCCAGCTTATGACAAAGGAAGTTGCCGTGAATCTCTGCTCGACTGGGAGCGACAGTTATTGGTGTTGTGCTGTAACTGAGGATACTACACTTATTCTGTGTGAAGATCATTGTTGAAGACGTCCATTGATTTTCACAAGAATGAAGATAAATCCGGGAGACGCTAGAATAAGTCTGAATCCCTTTGCTGTCTTTAACTTCTGTAGGATTGACTTCTACGCATGTGGTTCTGAAAACTGAACAGGACAATACAGTATATTGGAACTGATTTTATGCTGCATCGAGAAACTGAGTGAAGAATGGTTCCCATTTCATTTGTACAGAAGGATTTTTCTTCTTCATATTTGGAGAATATACAGCTTTGTATATTGCTTGCCTCTGGTTGCAGCCATAATCCGCAGTGACCCAGATGAGACTTTAATCAAAGTTAGAGAGTTGAGTTGGCTGAAGAGCTTGGAAAGCGATGCTACACCGGATACAGGCAGACACAGATCTGTGAGATCATGAGCTCTCTTCAAGCAGCACAGAATGAATTTATCTAAATGTGAACATTGTGATTCCAACAATGCGATGTCTCCACAGGGTGAAGAAGTCGTGACTGTGCAGTTCTCTGCAAATGCCTCCCATCCTGAGGACCTTCACCTTCAACACAAAGTTATCCAGGCATGGATCAGTGCTATGGGGCACTCCAAGACAGATATTTTGATGATTCCCCTGGTAATCTGTGTCTTTGCCTCTCTGCTGGCCACTCCTCTGGTCCTGCTGGCCATCTTTTCAAACAACAGCCTTCGTCAGGAGACCAGGTATCTGCTACTTGCCaacacgttggttaatgatttgattTATTCAATACTGAACACCTTCATTGACATCCTTAACACTGCAGGTATAGGAATGCCTAAAGTAATTTGTGAAACGCTTTTGTACGTACTAACGGTGGCTTATTGTAATGGGATTCTGACAGTCACTGCAATGGTGGTGGACACTTATGTGGCTGTTGGTTGGCCCCTTCACTATACCTCACTTTTACCCCATTCCAGGACTCTTAAGATCATCGTTTGTATATGGATTCTCTCTGCCGTTGTTCCATCCGTCATTTATATAATAACACTGGGAACTCAACAGAATCCGTTCTCCACACTGTCGATTTGTATATTACCTTTAATATTTGTGTTCTCTGTCCTTCGAAGACCTTTGTTAAAAATTTATTACAGTTTCACAATCATTTATTTTCTGATATGTTTAGTGCTGATCTTCAGTTCCTTTGTCATGTTATACTGCAAAACTAAAACATCGGGGATATGGGCTGGCAACTCCAGGGCAAGGCAGACTTACATCATCCATTCAGTGCTGTTAGTTTTTTATTTCTTTCCCCTGATTGTGCTTGTGACAGGGGGTATACTCCAAGAACTGGACCTGATTTCCTATATGACAGAACTCTGGATCACTCTGTCAATGGCGAACATGCTTATGATGATACCCAAGGCAGTTTCCCCATATGTTTATGCACTGAGGTACCGAGAAGTCACCAAAACAATCCGATCTTTAGCAATGCTAAGGCACGTTAGGCGAGTCAATCCCACAGGTTAGTACATTAGACTGAGCAAATCTGCTGATGTGTGACTCCATCGAGCAAAGCGTTTTGTTTGCTATTGTAGGAACAGCACCCAGTAAAATTGCCAAAGGGTTGCCTTCAAGATTCGTATGGGGAATTACCCTATAAACTGGCTGAGGGTACACTTATAGTATGGAGTTCAGCTGTTGAACTGAGTAGTGGGAAGTAAACAGTGAATACAGGCTTTTAAGCGATTAAGTTGTAAAGTCATTATCCCTTGCTCGGCTCAAGAGAAGAAGCTCTTAGTGAGTCGTAAACAGATCACGACCCCTTATATTTGTGTGAGTCTCTTTGTTAAATAGGTATTATAAGATAAAGGCAGGTTGAAAGAATGGAACCAACCTGTCTGGAAATTCATGCTTCAGTAATTTCTTGTTGGGGGTGATTGATTGGGCGAGCCCTTCTGAATGTCAGTCACTCAGTAGAGTTTTTCTTTGACTTTGATAAAAGTAGCAATCTTTCTGTGTTAATCCGAAGAAGTCTTTAATTTCCTCAATTCTTCTTCTGTCGGAAGTTTTATCTAGCAGATGTAATAGATATCCTTACAAGTACAACATACCTTTAAGGGCAGATTGTCAGTTTAGAAGCTAAATTGTGACTACAGCAGCTGTTCAGGCAGTGCTAAGAGTGTCATTTAATTGCGAGTAATCTAAGAGGGAAGACTGCTGAGATACTGCCACTCATGTAAGGAGCCAAAGATTCAAGTGAAACAGATAACCCCGTTGCAAAGGGGTTCATCAATGCAACACTCCAGAAGCTAATAACTGTGTCCCAGGAAAGCAAAGAGACTGACCAACCATGCCGCGCGTGAGGGTGAGGTTGTGTAAGCTCTGAACATTGTTAATCACACACACAAACTTGAGCTAGTTGATAGACTAGTTTTGAAAAGCTGTTAACTTGTCAGTTATCTAAGGAATTACTGCTAAAGTAAAGTGACCAATTTATAACCTCAGACTTTAGAAACTGCTATAGTTAATACTCAGCATCTGTTGGTGCAGATTTATAGTGATGCATTGAATTGCCTGTGTAACCTTTGCTACTCATTTTGTTAACTAACTGTCCGTTAATGATTTTCTACTGAACTGCTAGGTAATATTTATGTATGTCTATTAAGTGCTCGTGTACCCAACTTTAAGTTAGTGATTTGTGACCAATAAATAGCGTTTAGTGCGTGACTTGTGGTCTGGCTTCTTCCTTGATGATTTGGCAAGAAAGAGTTCATTCACTCACTCAGAAGTTGGAGGGTAACCTAACAGAGTGTTAGTAAATTAAATTCATTTTGATCCGAACTGTTTTAAATGTAAGACAGTTTGACGAGCCAAGTCAGGCATCACTCATCCCTAGACCTATGCTTGGAGGTAAGCCCCCAGACAGTtccttggggctcaattttgcccaagcccgttttctgacgcattgccagagttacgcctgtttttctaggccagaaatgcaccagaaatattttgccaaatttttcctgatgtataattcaaatttggcgccgcgcagcgtgcccagtcgcctcagggggcggagcctgctgtctgtgccaaaaaaatgatgccgcaccttctgcgcatatgtgggaaaaaaagtgacgtttttgacgttatttcaatggatgcACGTGCGCAGTACAgcttcgggttggcaatcggccatttttaaagagccagttgtgtgtgtgacaacattgagtgctgtgtgagagcattggaaaaatctgaGCTGGAttggttctttgttgtctctccccaaggtctgtatggatgaaccacacccaggtcttgtgacttctccccccgcccaaacttattgcagtcttgtgacttctccccttctcccccccccccaaactcattgcagtcttgtgcctagtgcagcagccttctgatcggcacctccctcctccccccgagcttgttttccagccgagcccctgtgtctgggcgcgggGCCGATTTTGACGGCTGACACTATGACCCTCCAGCTCTGCTTGAAGACCCACGGCGGTGgcatgtgagtaaaaaaaaaatgaaaacttcagaaatccaagaaacttccatgtactccgttgaaaggtaaaagaagttgaactttattatggatatttaaagtgttcttgactccttccaaaaacGTTGATGAAAAATAATGGTATCTTTCAGcatcgatttctcaatgtgcgctactttctgttaactcaccagaaggtttttcaggagtggccagatatgccgacctaggatttgggggcaaactgtgaaaaattatgaaaactggaacagacatgagggaacgtcaaaaaaacctaacctagaaaaatcgtaactaaagcagttactccGGTGCAGATTCCaatgggaaactttgaattaaatacttacaccagaaaaaacggcacacgccaaaaaaaaacggcgcaaatgacctgggaaaattgagccctttgtgagGAGTGAAAGGAGTGTGCTAAGGATATTTCTGGTACCTCAGCATTTATTTGTCAGGATGTCAAAACCCAGCTTCCTTACACTCTGTTCCTGTGTGCGCGATGCTTCATATAATTATTTTAAGCCTtgtggggtagagtttccacttgaGGCGCAATCGGCAATCCGGGTGAAAATTGTGCTCAAAATTGTGCTAGTTTTCCAAAGTGAAGTTAAGGTTCAAGTTTCATTCAAACTCCTTTGTCTAATTataaacgtaaaatcttccatgaaccagcgcagtGGATAGCATTTTAGAAGATAAATATTCTTTCCcgccttgcattaaaaaatatttcttgatatatttaagagtggtaacctggtgcagttgtattaatacagctaaaaatggCTTTATCACAAAAAAAAATCAGCATTTTTAATAagcgtgtctagtccaccacctgtgagtaactcaattttaaataactgaatatTTGAGCCTGGATTGCCCGGTGGTGCAATGAGTCTGGATCTCAACATAGTAAGGATGAGGACGAGTATCTAGGATAGTATGTTTCGAGCTTAGGAGGAATGAGAGAAAAGTGCAGAGTAGAAATTACCACAGTATTATCGATAAGCTGAAAGAAGGAAGAAAAATTGCAGTGAAGAGCTGGCTTGGAGGGATCGGCTATCAGATAATATGCTTTTCCTTATATCCTATCTAGGAGTGTGAGGTAATTGCTAGAAAAGGCTCTCTTTATATGGGAGCAAGACTTGAGCTTTATAGAAAATTGACCTGTCGAGGCGGTAGAAAAGGTCGGCATGAAAAAGGAAGACAAGATCTTGGAGGCAACTTTTGCAATGAAGGAGATGTGGGAGTTACATTTGTGGCAAGAGAAGACAATAAGACCAGGAATGTTGATCAAAGAAGGACTATGCGTGAAGTTATCAAACTTTACAAAATATGTGAAAAACAAGAGATTTTCCCGGCTCCTTCAAGAGGCTTGCAAAAGACAAAGATGTAGTGATTCAGCCATTACATTGCAAGACAGTTCGATCATGAGTGCAGGTGGCCTTTGCTATGAAAAAGGACTGGAGTGGTAGGGAGGACAGAGCCCTGGGAAACTCAAAATTAATGGGAAAAGAGTCAGTGGGTGACGCACCAGTCACAGAACAGATTGAACAATTTAAGAGGGAACTTGATGAGCATAAATATATGATGGAAACTTGTTTCGACTTGTTTCGAAGTGTGTGGTACCAGACCAAGTTGAATTCTTTAGAGCTATTCAGGGAAGTGACTTTTAATTGACCAAAGTGTTCAAGAGCAGAGTGATCATGGATTAAGACAGAATTTGCTAGATGATGATTGTTTTAAGAGCTTACAGCAACTTCCATAACTTTAGAAAGTACCGATGTAAGGGCAAGAAGAAATCTTGATTGGTTAAAGAGTGAATACATGAACATTTCCAAGGAGAAGGGAAGGTGGACTCAGAGCATGAAAGATTGATGAAATTACTTTTGGAGATACACATCTTGAGGATAGTTGGAAGTACTATCAAGACTAACTGTCTTATTGCAATTCAGAGAGTACAGGATCTGACAGAGATACAGCTTAATGTTGGCCATATGGTCAAACATTATTGAGTAATGCTTGGAAGCTCTTTATCAAAAGCATCAAGATGAGTTGGATGAGAGAATGGAGCCAAAAGGTCAGTTTTATAATCGAGATAGCAACTCTCTTTGACCAGAAGATAAAgtagaaagaataaaagggaaactAGAAAGGTGAAGAAACAGAAAGTTGAAACTTGGTTTTAATAAGAAACAGACGGTAAAGCCAAAATGATTGGCAATGGAAGCGGACAGAATCAATATTTGAGGAGAGACTTTGAGTATTGCAGGTTAAAGCAAAACGATGAAGCAGTAGATGTGAAGTTATGGTTCTGGCTGTCTCAGAGGCCGTGGTAAGTTTTAAATCTTTAGATTGTTCATGATCTCAACAAGGAGAAGAAAAAGAAAGGATGGGGGACATTCCTGCTACAGCATCAGAGAAGATCAGCACATCTCACAACCATTCTGGCAGTGGTACAGTCACAGGTTTACAATATTTGGTTTGCACCTGCTGTTGCAGTTGATGATGAGGTTGTCACTTGATGAGGAACAGATTTCACTAATCTTAAAACTTCCACCAGTGGCTTCAGTGCTGTGTAAATGAGTGGCAAATTGCTTGTACTGTTGTGTAAGTTCCATGCAGATTGATAAATGTGTGAGTTACCTcctgaattacatagaattacatcaaatttacagcacagaaacaggccattcggcccaactggtttgtgccggtgtttatgctccacacaagcctcccccAAATCCTACTTCATTTAACCTTATCTGCATAtttatctattcctttctccctcatgtatttatctagcttccccttaaaggcatctatgccatTCACTTCAACAACTCCATGTGctagctagttccacattctccccactctttgagtaaagatgtttctcctgaattctttattggatttattaatgactatcctaTATTTATCACCCCTAGTTTTTGACTCCCCCACAaacggaaacatcttctctacatctaccctatcaaactcttatcattttaaagacctctattaggtcactgctcaaccttctcctttctagagaaaagagcctcagcctgttcagcctttcctgatagttatagccTCCTAGTTCCGGTGCcatgcttgtaaatcttttttgcaccttctccagcgcctctatcttttttgtaatatggagtCCGGAATTGTGtatagtactctaagtgtggtctaaacaagATCCTACACAAGTTCAATATAACttatctgcttttcaattctatccttctcgAAATGAACACTAGTGCTTTGTTTTTGTGTGCCTCTAGatgcctttgctcctctacccgatTTAGACTCGTATTTGACAAGGAGTAAGtggtctccttattcctcctaccaaaatgcaccacgtcacacttacctatattagtatacagtaatacagtttgTTTTGAACAACTATGGCATAGTTCAAAAGAGTATTGTTCAAAATGTCTGAAGAGGCAGCATATTGGTGCTAGAATGGGAGGACACAGGTTTGTCCAAAGAATAGATCACAGAGGTGCTTCCAATGTCAGTGATACCTATCTTAGATAACGATGGTAAATTAGTTGATGCCTGGATCAGACCAGAGAGCTTGAAGAAGTATATTCACGAGAGGAATCCCCCACATAATCCGTTCTTGATCTCAGAGGCCAGGTGCGTCTCCAAGGCAGAGAGTGAAAAATCACTGGATGGATCACCTAACATCAATCTAATACTTTTTGGCACTGGCCTGACACCCACTCACTTGTGATGTATGTttgagagattaaaaaacaggaaacagagagtagtggtgaatggttgtttttcagattggaggaaggtatacagtggtgtagggtcggttctaggaccacttttTTTTTCtagctattaatgacttggatgtgggtatacagggcacaatttcaaaatttgcagatgatacaaaacttggaagtatagtgaaccgtgaggaggagagtgttagaTTTCAGGaatacatagacaggctggtgaaatgggtggacatgtggcagataacatttaatgcagaaaagtgtgaagtgatgcattttggtagaaagaatgaggagaggacatataaactaaatggtacaatcctaaagggggtaccgaacagagaggcctgggggtagatgtgcacaaatcgttgaaggtggcacggcaggttgagaaagcagttaaaaaagcttacgggatcctgggcttcaaaaatagagggatggagtacaacagtgtggaacttatgatgaacctgtataaaacactggttcggcctcaattggagtactgtgtcctattctgggcaccgcactttaggaagggtgcagaaaaaattgacaagaatgattccaggaatgaaggactgcagttatgtggatagactggagaagctgggattgttctcctttgcacagcgaagattgagaggagatttgaaaatcatgaggggtctggacagaatagatagagagaaactgttcccattctcagaaaggtcgagaaccagagacacagatttaaggtgattggcaaaagaaccaaaggcagcataagaaaaaacgtttttacgcagcgagtggttgggatctggaatgcactgcctgaaagggtgatggtggcagactcaatcttatctttcaaaaaggagttggagaaGTATCTGAAgttaaaaaaaattgcagggctatggtgaaagggcagaggagtgggactagctgagagtcagcacgggctcgatgggccgaatgaccttactccatgctgtaaccattctatgaatctatgattcaaaTGGAGACAGAAAATGAAAAAAAGAGGACTATTTGAGTAAAGGTGGTGTCCCTAGATACATGGATGTAACTATAAGTCACTCATTGCCAGAAATTTGATCTTTGTAGAATGAGATACGCTGCTGATTTTACTGCTACCCAATCAAAATCTGCCATAGAGTACAAAGCACCATCTGAAATTATATAGACTAATCCACCCGATACATCATCACTTTCAAGATGCCTGGTGCATTGGGCGTTGGCACACAGAACAAAGCCACCTGTAGCTCAGCAACAGTTGGTGTTAAATTGTTCAAGTAATGGGTAGTCTCCttaagatgggggagggagggggtcagaTTGACTTAGGGGGAACCTTGTCTTATTTTATTCCTGGCCTTGGAGTGCTTGATGGAACAATGTAGGTGGAGGTTTACTCAGCATCTAACCAGTGAAGATTTGGCCTTGGAGTGCTTAATGGGGCAAtttagaagaatctttactctgtatctaatccgtactgtagcgtgatgctgacactgggtgtaaATGATGTCTTCCATTTTCCAGCACAGACATTAacccaaacattttttttaaaggaagAGCAGCGGAAGGGATAGTTCCATTTCATTCGGGCATACAGTAAGCATGTACCATTAAACGTAAATTGTAATGGAACACTATATTCCGCTGTGTCACATTTAATGGTACATATACATATTTAGTACATTTAGCAACATATTTATTGCTGGATGCATGTGAGTTTGCTGATATTGgtttgcagaaagttgttgaggccagttcgttagatatattcaaaagggagttagatgtggcccttacaggctaaagggatcaaggggtatggagagaaagcaggaatgggatactgaagttgcatgatcagccatgatcatattgaatggtggtgcaggctcgaagggctgaatggcctactcctgcacctattttctatgtttctatggatgaagTTCAACGCACACAAGCCCTTTTAATTGGACAATTAGGGATTCGCTCTCTGGCTACACATGAATTTTGTTATAAATCTATAACTTAGGATTCAGATTTTTGGGACAGTAGGACGAGTTCTATGCCAAGATTGGATTGTACAGGATGAGCAGACTCCATCCGAACAGAGC is from Pristiophorus japonicus isolate sPriJap1 chromosome 6, sPriJap1.hap1, whole genome shotgun sequence and encodes:
- the LOC139265267 gene encoding probable G-protein coupled receptor 148, whose protein sequence is MNLSKCEHCDSNNAMSPQGEEVVTVQFSANASHPEDLHLQHKVIQAWISAMGHSKTDILMIPLVICVFASLLATPLVLLAIFSNNSLRQETRYLLLANTLVNDLIYSILNTFIDILNTAGIGMPKVICETLLYVLTVAYCNGILTVTAMVVDTYVAVGWPLHYTSLLPHSRTLKIIVCIWILSAVVPSVIYIITLGTQQNPFSTLSICILPLIFVFSVLRRPLLKIYYSFTIIYFLICLVLIFSSFVMLYCKTKTSGIWAGNSRARQTYIIHSVLLVFYFFPLIVLVTGGILQELDLISYMTELWITLSMANMLMMIPKAVSPYVYALRYREVTKTIRSLAMLRHVRRVNPTG